From the Clostridiales bacterium FE2011 genome, one window contains:
- a CDS encoding peptidoglycan-binding protein, with translation MKRLLTLLLALILLFSACAFAEMEDDGDDSNPVPVEADDGDDSNPQPVDMMEDEELEVQEEILQGRVLQFGDEGDDVLALQTRLKDLKYYTGNLSGRYREGTRKAVETFQADFELDQTGIADLRTLSILFSLNHRPLRYGSSGEDVKELQTQLTELGYYKGKISGNYLEATRKAVETLQKKNNLEVNGVADADLQDMIAAGRILSKSEKPDDTNTPAPNLSNYLVDDNENGVAVADVAFEKKLKSGSSGKLVKTMQERLTELGYYEGPISGNFQKYTTRAVKSIQTQNGLESTGVVDEETWNVIFNDARIVMPGATPKPTPEPTPVPFHIVVDVANQVTSVYGRDENGEYTVPVRQMLCSTGMKATPSDVGDWVLNGRHSTWCIFPKWGNSYARYWTRINGSIAFHSPIYTAVSNSAMKISSYKKLGQRASHGCIRLAVWDAKWIYDNVGVGTVVSIVEGMDPDPELRDALKLPPLDTKYCTPISTPVPTAEPEYSLDNVPQLDKRQLKENSQGEDVYWLQKTLKDLGYYDTKVTGKMLKKTVKAVKAFQQDHGLRANGGVNQELIDLIAETARNAKNPQETPAPIATPAP, from the coding sequence CCGTGGACATGATGGAGGATGAAGAGCTGGAAGTGCAGGAGGAAATCCTCCAGGGCAGGGTGCTGCAGTTCGGGGATGAAGGAGACGACGTCCTGGCGCTGCAGACACGGCTGAAGGATCTGAAGTACTATACCGGCAATCTGTCCGGCCGTTACCGGGAAGGTACCAGGAAGGCTGTTGAAACCTTCCAGGCTGATTTTGAACTGGACCAGACTGGCATTGCCGACCTGCGGACGCTGTCTATCCTGTTTTCCCTGAATCACCGGCCCCTGCGGTACGGCTCCTCCGGCGAAGACGTCAAGGAACTGCAGACGCAGCTGACGGAACTGGGATACTACAAGGGAAAGATCAGCGGCAATTACCTGGAAGCAACCCGGAAGGCCGTTGAGACCCTGCAGAAGAAAAACAACCTGGAAGTGAACGGCGTAGCCGACGCAGACCTCCAGGATATGATTGCGGCAGGACGAATCCTGAGCAAGAGCGAAAAGCCGGACGATACCAATACACCGGCTCCCAACCTGTCAAACTATCTGGTGGACGACAATGAAAACGGCGTGGCCGTGGCGGACGTTGCCTTTGAGAAGAAGCTGAAGAGCGGCTCCTCCGGCAAACTGGTCAAGACCATGCAGGAACGGCTGACGGAGCTGGGATATTACGAAGGCCCCATCAGCGGCAACTTCCAGAAATATACCACCCGCGCCGTCAAATCGATCCAGACCCAGAACGGCCTGGAGTCCACAGGTGTGGTGGATGAAGAAACATGGAACGTGATCTTTAACGACGCCCGGATCGTGATGCCCGGCGCGACGCCGAAGCCCACACCTGAACCCACCCCGGTGCCCTTCCACATTGTTGTGGACGTGGCAAACCAGGTAACCTCCGTTTATGGACGGGATGAGAACGGGGAATACACGGTACCGGTCCGGCAGATGCTTTGTTCCACCGGTATGAAAGCCACTCCCAGCGACGTGGGTGACTGGGTGCTGAACGGCCGTCATTCCACCTGGTGTATCTTCCCGAAGTGGGGCAACAGCTATGCCCGTTACTGGACGCGTATTAACGGCAGTATCGCTTTCCATTCCCCGATTTATACAGCGGTGAGCAACTCTGCCATGAAGATCAGCAGCTATAAAAAGCTGGGCCAGCGGGCCAGTCACGGTTGTATCCGCCTGGCGGTCTGGGATGCAAAATGGATTTATGACAATGTAGGCGTCGGAACAGTGGTTTCCATCGTTGAAGGTATGGATCCGGATCCGGAGCTCCGCGACGCGCTGAAGCTGCCGCCGCTGGACACGAAATACTGCACGCCGATCTCCACGCCGGTACCCACAGCGGAACCGGAATACAGCCTGGACAATGTGCCGCAGCTGGACAAGCGCCAGCTGAAGGAAAACAGCCAGGGCGAAGACGTCTACTGGCTCCAGAAGACGCTGAAGGACCTGGGTTACTACGATACCAAGGTCACCGGAAAGATGCTGAAGAAGACCGTGAAGGCGGTCAAAGCCTTCCAGCAGGATCACGGCCTGAGGGCCAACGGCGGCGTCAACCAGGAACTGATTGACCTGATTGCGGAGACCGCACGGAATGCGAAGAATCCGCAGGAGACACCGGCACCCATTGCGACACCTGCTCCCTAA